The following are encoded in a window of Salmo trutta chromosome 27, fSalTru1.1, whole genome shotgun sequence genomic DNA:
- the star gene encoding steroidogenic acute regulatory protein, mitochondrial, with amino-acid sequence MLPATFKLCAGISYRHMRNMTGLRKNAMVAIHHELNMLAGPNPSSWISHVRRRSSLLSSRIEEEQGYNEAEVSYVKQGEEALQKSISILGDQDGWTTEIIAANGDKVLSKVLPDVGKVFKLEVLLDQRSDNLYVELVGNMEQMGDWNPNVKEVKILQKIGQETMVTHEVSGPTPGNVVGPRDFVSVRCAKRRGSTCFLAGMSTQHPTMPEQRGVVRAENGPTCIVMRPSADDPNKTKFTWLLSIDLKGWIPKTIINKVLSQTQVDFANHLRQRMADNSVSMEMAPAC; translated from the exons ATGTTGCCTGCAACTTTCAAACTGTGCGCTGGCATCTCCTACAGACATATGAGGAACATGACAG GTTTGAGGAAGAATGCGATGGTGGCCATTCACCATGAGTTGAACATGCTAGCGGGCCCCAACCCTAGCAGCTGGATCAGCCATGTCCGCCGCAGGAGCTCACTGCTCA GCTCGCGGATCGAGGAGGAGCAGGGCTACAATGAGGCGGAGGTGTCATATGTGAAGCAGGGAGAGGAGGCACTGCAGAAGTCTATCAGCATCCTCGGCGATCAGGATGGATGGACCACTGAGATCATTGCT GCGAATGGAGACAAGGTGCTGAGTAAGGTGTTACCTGACGTGGGGAAGGTGTTTAAGCTGGAGGTGCTGTTGGACCAGCGCTCTGATAACCTCTATGTGGAGCTGGTGGGCAACATGGAGCAGATGGGAGACTGGAACCCTAACGTCAAAGAGGTCAAG ATCCTCCAGAAGATAGGTCAGGAGACCATGGTGACCCACGAAGTGTCGGGACCCACGCCTGGTAACGTGGTGGGGCCGCGGGACTTCGTTAGTGTTCGCTGTGCCAAGCGCCGGGGGTCCACGTGCTTCCTTGCCGGCATGTCCACTCAGCACCCCACCATGCCCGAACAGAGGGGAGTTGTTAG GGCAGAGAACGGACCAACATGTATAGTGATGCGGCCCAGTGCTGATGACCCCAACAAGACCAAGTTCACCTGGTTGTTAAGCATAGATTTAAAG GGCTGGATCCCAAAGACCATCATAAACAAAGTACTCTCTCAGACACAGGTGGACTTTGCCAACCACCTGAGGCAAAGGATGGCCGACAACAGTGTTTCTATGGAGATGGCACCAGCATGCTGA
- the LOC115164216 gene encoding ELMO domain-containing protein 3 has translation MEEDSGVTSHTEGLNGVSHECKETEELTNGHFNHKPVINGLTPGHSVKEHTNGSSLLKSLPISALKQNGLLQSLATGGEQPKTEEESAEVEQAREEWEALESIQPVVSEESSPTPLISFNEALQHFQTTDLGEVLKNIQPTIRRTGLAAITHFLFGPPRIHRELLEERDLVFAIAQCSLDNSQAVHMRVLQTIYKRLTGSKQDCPRFGTHWENVGFQGTDPATDLRGTGFLGLMHTLYLVMDPETLPLARDIYKLSQHPTQNFPFCVMSINMTRIALHALREEALSKECNRRQQVVGVLNEFFVATFLHLYQLWKSQQKTISDSGFVLKEVELFAKKNPKQMLRRLDVFLRERRSGSAPRASPDPTAQQPSPCLGERGARSEGTRGKEMHFTGVCELTPDMEGEARLI, from the exons ATGGAAGAGGACAGCGGTGTCACATCACACACGGAG GGTCTGAATGGTGTGTCCCATGAATGTAAAGAGACAGAGGAGCTAACCAATGGCCACTTTAACCACAAACCT GTGATTAATGGACTGACACCAGGCCATAGTGTCAAAGAGCACACCAATGGCAGTTCACTGCTCAAGTCTCTGCCA ATTTCAGCTCTGAAGCAGAATGGCCTTCTGCAGTCCCTGGCTACAGGAGGAGAACAACCCAAGACTGAAG aggAGAGTGCGGAGGTGGAGCAGGCtcgagaggagtgggaggctctAGAGAGTATCCAACCAG TGGTCAGTGAGGAGTCCAGTCctactcctctcatctcctttaATGAGGCGTTGCAGCACTTCCAGACCACAGACCTTGGCGAGGTGCTG aagAACATCCAGCCCACCATCCGTAGGACGGGTCTGGCCGCTATCACACACTTCCTGTTCGGCCCGCCGCGAATTCACCGAGAACTACTGGAGGAGAGGGACCTGGTCTTCGCCATCGcacagt GTTCTTTGGATAACAGTCAGGCTGTACACATGCGTGTTCTACAGACCATCTATAAGAGGCTGACAGGCAGCAAGCAGGACTGTCCTCGGTTCGGCACCCACTGGGAGAATGTGGGCTTTCAAG gtacGGACCCAGCCACAGACCTGCGTGGTACAGGTTTCCTGGGGCTGATGCACACCCTGTACCTGGTGATGGACCCTGAGACTCTGCCTCTAGCCAGAGACATCTACAAGCTGTCCCAACACCCCACAcag AACTTTCCGTTCTGTGTGATGTCCATCAACATGACCCGCATCGCCCTGCATGCACTCAGAGAAGAGGCCCTCTCCAA GGAGTGTAACCGTCGACAGCAGGTAGTGGGGGTGTTGAATGAGTTCTTTGTTGCCACGTTCTTGCACCTCTACCAGCTTTGGAAGAGCCAGCAGAAGACTATCTCTGACTCTGGCTTCGTCCTCAAAG AAGTGGAGCTGTTTGCCAAAAAGAACCCCAAGCAGATGCTGCGTCGGCTTGACGTCTTCCTGAGGGAGAGAAGGTCGGGCAGCGCACCCCGGGCCTCCCCAGACCCCACGGCCCAGCAACCCTCACCCTgcctgggggagagaggggccaGGTCTGAGGGAACCAGGGGCAAGGAGATGCACTTCACTGGAGTGTGTGAGCTGACCCCAGACATGGAGGGAGAGGCCAGGCTCATCTGA